Proteins encoded within one genomic window of Rossellomorea vietnamensis:
- the eno gene encoding phosphopyruvate hydratase: MPFITDVYAREVLDSRGNPTIEVEVYTQSGAFGRALVPSGASTGEYEAVELRDGEKDRYLGKGVQKAVDNVNNEIAEEIIGYDVTEQVAIDQAMIALDGTENKGKLGANAILGVSMAVARAAADFFGVELYQYLGGFNAKQLPVPMMNIVNGGEHADNNVDIQEFMVMPVGAPTFKEGLRMGAEIFHSLKSVLKSKGYNTAVGDEGGFAPNLKSNEEALSTIIEAIEKAGYKPGEEVLLAMDVAASEIYNKEDGKYHLSGEGVVRTSAEMVDWYEEMCNKYPIISIEDGLDENDWDGFKLLTDRIGNKVQLVGDDLFVTNTTKLSQGIEQGIGNSILIKVNQIGTLTETFDAIEMAKRAGYTAVISHRSGETEDSTIADIAVATNAGQIKTGAPSRTDRVAKYNQLLRIEDQLAHTAQYLGAKTFYNVNR; encoded by the coding sequence ATGCCATTTATTACAGACGTATACGCACGTGAAGTATTGGATTCACGCGGAAACCCAACAATCGAAGTAGAAGTTTACACACAATCAGGTGCTTTCGGGCGCGCGCTTGTTCCATCTGGAGCATCAACGGGTGAATACGAAGCAGTTGAACTTCGTGACGGTGAAAAAGACCGCTACCTTGGTAAAGGGGTACAAAAAGCAGTCGATAACGTAAACAATGAAATCGCTGAAGAAATCATCGGTTACGATGTTACAGAACAAGTAGCAATCGACCAGGCGATGATCGCTCTTGACGGTACAGAAAACAAAGGTAAATTAGGTGCCAACGCAATCCTTGGTGTATCCATGGCTGTTGCACGCGCAGCTGCTGACTTCTTCGGAGTGGAATTATACCAATACCTTGGTGGTTTCAACGCGAAGCAGCTTCCAGTTCCAATGATGAACATCGTAAATGGTGGAGAACACGCTGATAACAACGTAGACATCCAGGAATTCATGGTTATGCCTGTAGGAGCTCCTACTTTCAAAGAAGGTCTCCGCATGGGTGCTGAAATCTTCCACAGCCTGAAATCAGTTCTTAAATCAAAAGGCTACAACACTGCAGTTGGTGACGAAGGTGGATTCGCTCCAAACCTTAAGTCTAACGAAGAAGCACTATCAACAATCATTGAAGCAATCGAAAAAGCCGGTTACAAACCAGGTGAAGAAGTTCTTCTTGCAATGGACGTAGCAGCTTCTGAAATCTACAACAAAGAAGACGGTAAATATCATCTTTCTGGTGAAGGCGTTGTTCGTACGTCAGCAGAAATGGTTGATTGGTACGAAGAAATGTGTAACAAATACCCAATCATCTCAATTGAAGATGGTCTTGACGAAAACGACTGGGATGGTTTCAAACTACTGACTGACCGCATCGGTAACAAGGTTCAATTAGTAGGAGATGACCTATTCGTTACAAACACAACGAAGCTTTCTCAAGGTATCGAGCAAGGTATCGGTAACTCGATCCTGATCAAAGTGAACCAAATCGGTACACTGACTGAAACATTCGACGCGATCGAAATGGCGAAACGCGCTGGTTACACAGCCGTCATCTCTCACCGTTCAGGTGAAACAGAAGACAGCACAATCGCTGACATCGCTGTTGCAACAAACGCTGGTCAAATCAAAACAGGTGCTCCATCACGTACAGACCGCGTAGCAAAATA